A region from the Acipenser ruthenus chromosome 13, fAciRut3.2 maternal haplotype, whole genome shotgun sequence genome encodes:
- the slc18a3a gene encoding probable vesicular acetylcholine transporter-A, translating to MASEGTSGLAKSAAEKLSEMGERTKQLGTAMQDPQRQRRLILFIVCIALLLDNMLYMVIVPIIPDYLAYLEGDTTPDQAPAGINSSFFPNRTNHAKTTTENLDLQIGVLFASKAILQLLVNPLSGTFIDRVGYDIPLFIGLIIIFFSTCIFAFAENYATLFVARSLQGLGSAFADTAGIAMIADTYTEESERSKALGIALAFISFGSLVAPPFGGILYEFVGKRVPFLVLAFIALIDGILLLVFIKPFANRTRENMPVGTPIYKLMIDPYIAVVAGALTVCNIPLAFLEPTIANWMETTMGATKWEMGLTWLPAFFPHVLGVYITVKLAAEYPNYQWFYGAVGMVIIGASSCTVPACRNFGELIAPLCGICFGIALVDTALLPTLAFLVDVRHVSVYGSVYAIADISYCVAYALGPIVAGQIVHTHGFVQLNLGMGLVNVLYAPALLFLRNVCQMKPSHSERNVLLEEGHTGLYDAIKMEERNAKKRGFASSAGNTMSGGQNEMGIFKGQSISEEELSGAEYS from the coding sequence ATGGCATCAGAAGGGACGAGCGGTCTTGCTAAATCTGCTGCAGAGAAATTATCAGAGATGGGCGAAAGAACTAAACAGTTAGGCACTGCTATGCAGGACCCCCAAAGACAgagaagacttattttgttcattGTCTGCATAGCTCTCTTGTTGGACAATATGCTTTATATGGTCATTGTGCCCATTATACCCGATTATCTTGCTTATCTAGAAGGCGACACTACTCCAGACCAAGCCCCTGCAGGTATTAACTCCAGTTTTTTTCCTAACAGAACAAATCATGCTAAAACTACCACAGAAAATTTAGATTTACAAATAGGGGTCCTCTTTGCATCGAAAGCCATCTTACAGCTGCTTGTTAACCCCTTAAGCGGAACATTCATAGACAGAGTTGGGTACGATATTCCACTTTTTATAGGActtataataatttttttttctacttgTATATTTGCCTTTGCTGAAAACTATGCTACCTTGTTCGTAGCCAGAAGTCTCCAGGGACTTGGGTCAGCCTTTGCCGACACAGCGGGGATTGCCATGATTGCTGATACATACACCGAAGAGTCCGAAAGAAGTAAAGCCCTGGGTATAGCGTTGGCATTCATTTCATTCGGGAGCCTGGTGGCGCCCCCATTTGGTGGCATTTTGTACGAATTTGTGGGGAAACGAGTCCCATTCCTAGTGCTTGCCTTCATCGCACTAATAGATGGCATCTTACTATTGGTTTTCATAAAACCGTTTGCAAACAGGACTAGAGAGAACATGCCAGTGGGCACCCCTATTTACAAACTCATGATTGACCCCTACATTGCTGTTGTGGCTGGAGCGCTAACTGTTTGCAACATCCCACTAGCTTTCTTGGAACCCACAATAGCCAACTGGATGGAAACAACCATGGGTGCCACAAAATGGGAGATGGGGCTAACTTGGTTGCCTGCCTTCTTTCCTCATGTCCTGGGTGTTTATATCACAGTAAAACTAGCTGCAGAATACCCCAACTACCAATGGTTTTATGGTGCGGTAGGTATGGTGATCATAGGTGCAAGCTCATGCACTGTACCAGCCTGCAGGAACTTTGGAGAACTAATTGCCCCTTTGTGTGGCATATGCTTTGGGATAGCCTTAGTGGACACTGCCCTTTTACCCACTCTTGCCTTTTTAGTAGATGTACGTCATGTCTCTGTATATGGCAGTGTCTATGCTATTGCAGATATTTCTTACTGTGTTGCCTATGCCTTGGGACCCATAGTGGCTGGTCAAATTGTACACACACATGGCTTTGTGCAGTTAAACCTGGGCATGGGCCTTGTCAATGTACTTTATGCACCTGCCCTCCTTTTCCTCAGAAACGTGTGCCAAATGAAACCCTCTCACTCTGAGAGAAACGTCCTTCTGGAAGAGGGACATACAGGGCTGTATGATGCCATCAAGATGGAAGAGCGTAATGCCAAGAAAAGGGGTTTTGCCAGTTCAGCTGGTAACACCATGTCTGGTGGTCAGAATGAAATGGGCATTTTTAAGGGACAGTCCATTTCAGAGGAGGAATTATCAGGAGCCGAATATAGTTAA